A stretch of the Lactuca sativa cultivar Salinas chromosome 9, Lsat_Salinas_v11, whole genome shotgun sequence genome encodes the following:
- the LOC111912418 gene encoding tropinone reductase homolog At5g06060, whose protein sequence is MTTAESSSATTNSRWSLAGMTALVTGGTRGIGYAVVEELAGLGAAVHTCSRNEAELNQRLQEWSVKGFSVTGSVCDAASRPQREQLLEKVSSVFNGKLNILINNVGTNIRKPTTDYTPEEYSKLMSTNLESSYHMCQLSHPLLKASGVGSIVFISSVAGSIHLSSGSIYGATKGAMNQLAKNLACEWAKDNIRSNSVAPWYTKTPLAQQVLANEEYLERVVSRTPLKRVAEANEVSSMVAFLCLPAASYITGQTIAVDGGFSVNGFA, encoded by the exons ATGACGACGGCGGAGAGCAGTTCTGCAACTACAAATTCCAGATGGTCTCTTGCCGGAATGACTGCTCTCGTCACCGGCGGCACACGTGGTATCGGCTACGCTGTGGTGGAGGAATTGGCAGGGTTAGGGGCGGCGGTGCACACCTGCTCTCGCAACGAGGCTGAGCTCAATCAACGCTTACAGGAATGGTCCGTCAAGGGCTTCTCCGTCACCGGATCCGTCTGCGACGCAGCTTCTCGACCTCAACGCGAACAGCTTCTAGAAAAAGTCTCCTCTGTCTTCAATGGAAAGCTCAACATTCTT ATAAACAATGTTGGAACAAACATCAGGAAACCTACAACCGATTACACTCCAGAAGAGTATTCCAAGCTCATGTCTACCAATTTGGAATCTTCATACCATATGTGTCAACTTTCACACCCTCTTTTAAAAGCTTCTGGAGTTGGAAGCATCGTGTTCATTTCCTCTGTTGCAGGTTCTATTCACCTTTCTTCTGGCTCCATCTATGGAGCCACCAAAG GTGCAATGAATCAACTTGCAAAGAATTTAGCATGTGAATGGGCTAAAGATAACATTCGGAGTAATAGTGTAGCACCATGGTACACTAAAACTCCACTTGCCCAACAA GTGCTAGCAAATGAGGAGTATTTGGAAAGAGTGGTATCAAGAACTCCTCTAAAACGTGTTGCAGAAGCAAATGAAGTGTCGTCAATGGTGGCGTTCCTTTGTTTACCTGCTGCTTCTTACATCACTGGCCAAACAATTGCTGTTGATGGAGGATTTTCTGTTAATGGTTTCGCATGA